The proteins below are encoded in one region of Rhizobacter sp.:
- the alaC gene encoding alanine transaminase, whose amino-acid sequence MSLSGKRRFARIDRLPPYVFNITAELKLAARRRGEDIIDMSMGNPDGATPPHIVAKLAEVAQRPDTHGYSASKGIPRLRRAISHWYRDRYGVEIDADHEAIVTIGSKEGLAHLMLATLDRGDTVLVPDPSYPIHIYGAVIAGADIRSVPLVPGVDFFAELERAIRGSYPKPKMMVLGFPSNPTAQCVELDFFERVIALAKKHDIFVVHDLAYADIVFDGWKAPSIMQVPGAKDIAVEFFTLSKSYNMAGWRVGFMVGNRELVAALARIKSYHDYGTFTPLQVAAIAALEGDQQCVKDIALQYQKRRDVLVKGLREAGWDVECPKASMYIWAQIPERYRAMGSLEFAKLLLEKAKVSVSPGIGFGDHGDDHVRFALIENESRIRQAVRGIKAMLKEPALSS is encoded by the coding sequence ATGTCTCTCTCAGGCAAGCGCCGCTTTGCGCGCATCGATCGCCTTCCCCCCTACGTCTTCAACATCACGGCCGAGCTGAAGCTCGCCGCGCGCCGCCGAGGCGAAGACATCATCGACATGAGCATGGGCAACCCCGACGGGGCCACGCCGCCGCACATCGTCGCCAAGCTCGCCGAGGTCGCGCAGCGGCCCGACACCCACGGCTATTCGGCCAGCAAGGGCATCCCGCGACTGCGGCGTGCGATCTCGCATTGGTACCGCGACCGCTACGGCGTGGAGATCGATGCCGACCACGAGGCCATCGTCACCATCGGCTCGAAAGAGGGCCTCGCGCACCTGATGCTCGCCACGCTCGACCGTGGCGACACCGTGCTCGTGCCCGACCCGAGCTACCCCATCCACATCTACGGCGCGGTGATCGCGGGGGCCGACATCCGCTCGGTGCCGCTGGTGCCGGGCGTCGATTTCTTCGCCGAACTCGAGCGCGCCATCCGCGGCAGCTACCCCAAGCCCAAGATGATGGTGCTCGGCTTTCCGTCGAACCCGACGGCGCAGTGTGTGGAGCTCGACTTCTTCGAGCGCGTGATCGCGCTCGCCAAGAAGCACGACATCTTCGTCGTGCACGACCTTGCCTATGCCGACATCGTGTTCGACGGCTGGAAGGCGCCGTCGATCATGCAGGTGCCTGGCGCGAAAGACATCGCGGTCGAGTTCTTCACGCTCAGCAAGAGCTACAACATGGCCGGCTGGCGGGTGGGCTTCATGGTGGGCAACCGCGAGCTCGTGGCCGCGCTCGCGCGCATCAAGAGCTACCACGACTACGGCACCTTCACGCCGCTCCAGGTGGCCGCGATCGCCGCGCTCGAAGGCGACCAGCAGTGCGTGAAAGACATCGCCCTGCAGTACCAGAAGCGCCGCGACGTGCTGGTGAAAGGCCTGCGCGAAGCCGGCTGGGACGTCGAATGCCCCAAGGCCTCGATGTACATCTGGGCGCAGATCCCCGAGCGCTACCGCGCGATGGGCTCGCTCGAATTCGCCAAGCTGCTGCTGGAAAAAGCCAAGGTCAGCGTGTCACCCGGCATCGGCTTCGGCGACCACGGCGACGACCACGTGCGCTTCGCGCTGATCGAAAACGAGTCGCGCATCCGGCAGGCGGTGCGCGGCATCAAGGCGATGCTGAAAGAGCCGGCGCTCAGTTCTTGA
- a CDS encoding alpha-2-macroglobulin: MHRLKTATHRASVALYIAALGAAAHAATVTSVSPQGEVAQVRQVVVKFSEPVVPFGDLRQPDPFNLSCEGPVPKGAGRWSDDRVWLYDFQEPVPPGTRCTLKARSEWKPLKGSFTSANYSFSTGGPAVSATQPYAGGQIEEDQHFLLRLTGPAVESTVLAHARCEIEGIGERVPLRIITGPVRDEVLKARRLTKDAARWLLVACQRPLPADTPVRLVWGAGIAAQANPQVLTRTEQRYSFRVRKPFTAEFSCERERAEAPCLPIRPMSLRFSSPVPRATAEAVRLKPASGSVIKPQFDKDDTAAEVGEVRFPTPLPESMAMTVELPREVKDAAGRTLANAGSFPLKVATGDAPPIAKFAAAPFGVIEWGEREADAMLPVTLRHVQGDLRSGAASGAVRIKTLRSDADIRSWYAKLARAHERDHESREVSLLARAPDTQRLDLPKLQGGDPRPFEVVGIPLPEPGYHVVEIESRRLGESLLDKKAPMYVRTGVLVTNLGVHFKLGRENSLVFVTTLDRGKPVGDADVAVYDCAGQRQWAGRTDALGLARVDRALLRQGAECEGEGGYFVTARKAMDKGATDIAFVFSHWQKGVEPWRFSHPTSQDPEPDLRAHTVFDRTLLRAGETVSMKHFIRRETSAGLAMLPAAELPTRMKIIHQGSGQEYVQPLSWNGARSASSTWNIPGAAKLGVYDVVLERPSARDDGLQRRWASGSFRVEEFRLPLVDARVSGPKTVAVAPKELPVNVQLNYFSGGGMGQAAARLTALLRERSAGMPGYDEFNFGPPRETSGDDDEPRSEQGRLVADKLPLTTDRNGAAVVTLKELPPITRPSELVTELTFNDPNGEVQTASTRIALWPSAVVLGVKTGSWASNRGRVLFQALALDTTGKPIKGQKVEVRGRLAQVISTRKRMVGGFYAYDNRTETKDLGVLCSGSSDDRGLVLCDAALDTAGQVELIAQAKDGNGNLAQAASSVWITKQGELWFAQDNDDRIDVLPEKKSYQPGETAKLQVRMPFREATALVSVEREGVLSTQVVTLRGDDPTVELKIDKAWGPNVYVSVLALRGRIREVPWYSFFTWGWKEPMNWVRSFWYEGREYQAPTAMVDLSKPAFKLGVAALEVGIGEHKLQVTVTPDKTQYAIRQKASVKVKVVKDGKPLAGTEVAFAAVDEGLLALKPNDSWDLLHALIQQRAWGVQTATGQSEIIGRRHYGRKAVAAGGGGGKNPTRELFDTLLVWKDRVLLDGNGEAVIEVPINDSLTSFSLVAIADAGVQQFGTGSASIRVTQDLQVLPGLPPLVREGDQFSAMLTLRNTTSREMKVRVALQGMARVGDDIARTPIALTPQEVAIPAGSAKELTWGVAVPPEALSIAWEATADEVGGEKAKDRVKVTQLVSPAVPVRVLQATLQQLDGPVAMPVAVPADALPETGVKRGGLNVAVQPRLTGALPGIRRYFETYPFICLEQKTSKAVGLKDAKLWAAVANALPTYLDSDGLASYFPPRADDGPRGSDRLTAYVIAATHEAGFELPSSAQALMLDGLTAFVEGRIERKFWSPRADLDVRKLAAIEALSRHGRAQPKMLGSINLTPNQWPTAAVIDWLQILKRVKGIPDQAKRLEEAQQILRGRLTYAGTTLRFSNEEGDFWWWLMDSADANAARLILAVLDEPGWKDDLPRMVVGSLGRQRHGAWLTTTANLWGSLALDKFAARFESVKIAGSTVASVEGSKPASIDWARQPEGGAALLAWPEKGGTLNVAQQGSGKPWLTVQSLAAIPLKSPLRAGYSLTRSVSAVEQKDKAKWSRGDVMRVRLEVDAQSDMTWVVVSDPVPGGATLLGSGLGRDSTIATSGEKQGGTAWPAFEERSFEAFRSYFDYLPKGKHVIEYTVRLNNGGRFSLPPSRVEAMYAPESFGELPNAALEVAP; encoded by the coding sequence ATGCATCGCTTGAAGACTGCCACCCATCGCGCCAGTGTCGCGCTCTACATCGCTGCGCTTGGCGCCGCGGCCCACGCGGCCACCGTCACGAGCGTGAGCCCGCAAGGCGAAGTGGCGCAGGTGCGCCAGGTCGTCGTCAAGTTCTCGGAGCCCGTGGTGCCCTTCGGCGACCTGCGACAGCCCGACCCCTTCAATCTCTCGTGCGAAGGCCCGGTGCCCAAGGGCGCGGGCCGGTGGTCCGACGACCGGGTGTGGCTCTACGACTTCCAGGAGCCCGTGCCGCCCGGCACACGCTGCACGCTGAAAGCGCGCAGCGAGTGGAAGCCGCTCAAGGGCAGCTTCACGTCGGCGAACTACAGCTTCAGCACCGGCGGCCCGGCGGTGAGCGCCACGCAGCCCTACGCCGGCGGGCAGATCGAAGAAGACCAGCACTTCCTGTTGCGCCTCACCGGCCCGGCGGTCGAGTCGACGGTGCTCGCCCACGCGCGCTGCGAGATCGAAGGCATCGGTGAACGCGTGCCGCTGCGCATCATCACCGGCCCCGTGCGCGACGAGGTGCTGAAGGCGCGCCGCCTCACCAAAGACGCTGCCCGTTGGCTGCTCGTCGCCTGCCAGCGCCCGCTGCCGGCCGACACCCCGGTGCGCCTCGTCTGGGGCGCCGGCATCGCGGCGCAAGCCAACCCGCAGGTGCTGACGCGCACCGAGCAGCGCTACAGCTTCCGCGTGCGCAAGCCCTTCACCGCCGAGTTCAGTTGCGAGCGTGAGCGGGCCGAGGCGCCCTGCCTGCCCATCCGCCCGATGTCGCTGCGCTTCTCGTCGCCGGTGCCACGCGCCACCGCCGAAGCGGTGCGCCTGAAGCCCGCCTCGGGCTCGGTGATCAAGCCGCAGTTCGACAAGGACGACACCGCGGCCGAGGTGGGCGAAGTGCGCTTCCCCACGCCGCTGCCCGAGTCGATGGCGATGACGGTGGAGCTGCCACGCGAGGTGAAAGACGCCGCCGGCCGGACGCTGGCCAATGCCGGGTCGTTCCCGCTCAAGGTCGCCACGGGCGACGCGCCACCCATCGCCAAGTTCGCGGCCGCACCGTTCGGCGTCATCGAATGGGGCGAACGAGAGGCCGACGCGATGCTGCCGGTCACGCTGCGCCATGTGCAGGGCGACCTGCGCTCCGGCGCTGCGTCGGGCGCGGTGCGCATCAAGACGCTGCGCAGCGATGCCGACATCCGCAGCTGGTACGCCAAGCTGGCCCGCGCGCACGAGCGCGATCACGAAAGTCGCGAAGTCTCGCTGCTGGCACGGGCCCCCGACACGCAGCGGCTCGACCTGCCCAAGCTGCAAGGTGGCGACCCACGGCCCTTCGAGGTGGTGGGCATTCCGCTGCCCGAGCCGGGCTACCACGTGGTCGAGATCGAGTCGCGTCGCCTCGGCGAATCGCTGCTCGACAAGAAGGCGCCCATGTATGTGCGCACCGGCGTGCTGGTCACCAACCTCGGCGTGCACTTCAAGCTCGGCCGCGAGAACAGCCTCGTCTTCGTGACCACGCTCGACCGCGGCAAGCCGGTGGGCGACGCGGACGTTGCGGTGTACGACTGCGCGGGCCAACGGCAGTGGGCCGGCCGCACTGACGCCCTCGGCCTGGCACGAGTCGACAGGGCGCTGCTGCGGCAGGGGGCCGAATGCGAGGGCGAAGGTGGGTATTTCGTCACCGCCCGCAAGGCGATGGACAAGGGCGCGACCGACATCGCCTTCGTCTTCAGCCACTGGCAGAAAGGCGTGGAGCCGTGGCGCTTCAGCCACCCGACCAGCCAGGACCCAGAGCCCGACCTGCGCGCCCACACCGTGTTCGACCGCACGCTGTTGCGTGCGGGGGAGACGGTGTCGATGAAGCACTTCATTCGCCGCGAAACGTCGGCGGGTTTGGCGATGCTGCCGGCCGCCGAGCTGCCCACGCGCATGAAGATCATCCACCAGGGCAGCGGCCAGGAATACGTGCAGCCGCTCAGCTGGAACGGGGCGCGCAGTGCCAGTTCCACCTGGAACATCCCCGGCGCCGCCAAGCTGGGCGTCTACGACGTGGTGCTTGAGCGCCCGAGTGCCAGAGACGATGGTCTGCAGCGCCGCTGGGCGAGCGGCAGCTTCCGCGTCGAGGAGTTCCGCCTGCCCTTGGTGGACGCGCGTGTGAGCGGCCCCAAGACGGTGGCCGTGGCGCCGAAGGAGCTGCCGGTCAACGTGCAGCTCAACTACTTCTCCGGTGGCGGCATGGGTCAGGCCGCCGCGCGCCTCACCGCCTTGTTGCGCGAGCGCAGCGCCGGCATGCCGGGCTACGACGAGTTCAACTTCGGGCCGCCGCGCGAGACGAGCGGCGACGACGACGAGCCGCGCAGCGAACAGGGCCGGCTCGTCGCCGACAAGCTGCCGCTCACGACCGACCGCAATGGCGCAGCCGTCGTCACGCTGAAGGAACTGCCGCCCATCACCCGGCCCAGCGAGCTCGTCACCGAACTCACCTTCAACGACCCCAACGGCGAGGTGCAGACGGCGTCGACCCGCATCGCGCTGTGGCCGAGCGCGGTGGTGCTGGGCGTGAAGACCGGCTCGTGGGCCAGCAACCGCGGGCGGGTGCTGTTCCAGGCGCTGGCGCTCGACACGACCGGCAAGCCGATCAAGGGCCAGAAGGTCGAGGTGCGAGGCCGGCTGGCGCAGGTCATCAGCACGCGCAAGCGCATGGTCGGCGGCTTCTACGCCTACGACAACCGCACCGAGACCAAAGACCTCGGCGTGCTCTGCAGCGGCAGCAGCGACGACCGCGGCCTTGTGCTCTGCGATGCCGCGCTCGACACCGCCGGCCAGGTCGAGCTGATCGCGCAAGCCAAGGATGGCAACGGCAACCTCGCCCAGGCCGCGAGCTCCGTGTGGATCACCAAGCAAGGCGAGCTCTGGTTCGCGCAGGACAACGACGACCGCATCGATGTGCTGCCCGAGAAGAAGAGCTACCAGCCGGGCGAAACAGCCAAGCTGCAGGTGCGCATGCCCTTCCGCGAAGCGACGGCGCTCGTGAGCGTGGAGCGCGAAGGCGTCCTCTCGACACAGGTGGTCACGCTGCGCGGCGACGACCCGACGGTGGAACTCAAGATCGACAAGGCCTGGGGGCCCAACGTCTACGTGAGCGTGCTGGCGCTGCGTGGCCGCATCCGCGAGGTGCCGTGGTACTCGTTCTTCACCTGGGGCTGGAAGGAGCCGATGAACTGGGTGCGCTCGTTCTGGTACGAGGGGCGCGAGTACCAGGCGCCCACGGCGATGGTCGATCTGTCGAAGCCGGCCTTCAAGCTCGGCGTGGCGGCGCTCGAAGTGGGCATCGGCGAGCACAAGCTGCAGGTCACGGTCACGCCCGACAAGACGCAGTACGCCATCCGCCAGAAGGCGAGTGTGAAGGTGAAGGTGGTGAAGGATGGCAAGCCGCTGGCCGGCACCGAGGTGGCCTTCGCCGCGGTCGACGAAGGCCTGCTGGCGCTCAAACCGAATGACTCGTGGGACCTGCTGCATGCGCTCATCCAGCAGCGGGCCTGGGGCGTGCAGACAGCCACCGGCCAGAGCGAGATCATCGGCCGCCGCCACTACGGGCGCAAAGCCGTGGCAGCGGGCGGCGGGGGTGGCAAGAACCCGACGCGCGAATTGTTCGACACCTTGCTCGTGTGGAAGGACCGGGTGCTGCTCGACGGCAACGGCGAAGCCGTGATCGAAGTGCCGATCAACGACTCGCTCACCAGCTTCTCGCTGGTGGCGATCGCCGACGCGGGCGTGCAGCAGTTCGGCACCGGCAGCGCGAGCATCCGTGTCACGCAGGATCTGCAAGTGCTGCCCGGCCTGCCGCCGCTGGTGCGCGAGGGCGACCAGTTCAGCGCGATGCTGACGCTGCGCAACACCACCTCGCGCGAGATGAAGGTGCGCGTTGCGCTGCAGGGCATGGCGCGTGTCGGGGACGACATCGCCCGCACGCCGATTGCCCTCACGCCGCAGGAAGTGGCCATTCCCGCGGGCAGCGCGAAGGAGCTGACCTGGGGCGTGGCGGTGCCACCCGAGGCGCTGAGCATCGCGTGGGAGGCGACCGCCGATGAAGTAGGAGGAGAGAAAGCCAAGGACCGCGTGAAGGTCACGCAGCTGGTGAGCCCGGCCGTGCCGGTGCGCGTGCTGCAGGCCACGCTGCAGCAGCTCGATGGGCCGGTCGCGATGCCGGTCGCGGTGCCGGCCGATGCGCTGCCTGAAACCGGCGTGAAGCGCGGCGGCCTCAACGTCGCCGTACAACCGCGCCTCACCGGCGCGCTGCCCGGCATTCGCCGCTACTTCGAGACCTACCCCTTCATCTGCCTGGAGCAGAAGACCTCGAAGGCGGTCGGCCTGAAAGACGCGAAGCTCTGGGCGGCCGTCGCCAATGCGCTGCCGACCTACCTCGACAGCGACGGCCTGGCGAGCTACTTCCCGCCGCGTGCGGATGATGGCCCACGCGGCAGCGACCGCCTCACCGCCTACGTGATCGCGGCCACGCACGAAGCGGGCTTCGAACTGCCGTCGTCGGCACAGGCGCTGATGCTGGACGGGCTCACGGCCTTCGTCGAAGGCCGCATCGAGCGGAAGTTCTGGTCGCCACGCGCGGATCTGGACGTGCGCAAGCTCGCCGCGATCGAGGCGCTCTCGCGCCACGGCCGCGCGCAGCCCAAGATGCTGGGTTCGATCAACCTCACGCCCAACCAGTGGCCCACCGCAGCGGTGATCGACTGGCTGCAGATCCTCAAGCGCGTGAAGGGCATCCCGGACCAGGCCAAGCGCCTGGAAGAGGCGCAGCAGATCCTGCGGGGCCGCCTCACCTACGCCGGCACCACGCTGCGCTTCAGCAACGAAGAAGGCGACTTCTGGTGGTGGCTGATGGACAGCGCCGATGCCAATGCGGCGCGGCTCATCCTCGCGGTGCTCGACGAGCCGGGCTGGAAGGACGACCTGCCGCGCATGGTCGTCGGCAGCCTCGGGCGCCAGCGCCACGGCGCGTGGCTCACCACCACCGCCAACCTCTGGGGTTCGCTCGCGCTCGACAAGTTCGCGGCCAGGTTCGAGTCGGTGAAGATCGCCGGCAGCACCGTGGCCAGCGTGGAGGGAAGCAAGCCCGCGAGCATCGACTGGGCCCGCCAGCCCGAGGGCGGCGCGGCACTACTGGCCTGGCCCGAGAAGGGCGGCACGCTCAACGTCGCGCAGCAAGGCAGCGGCAAGCCGTGGTTGACGGTGCAAAGCCTGGCCGCCATTCCGCTCAAGTCGCCGCTGCGCGCCGGCTACAGCCTCACGCGCAGCGTGAGCGCGGTGGAGCAGAAGGACAAGGCCAAGTGGTCGCGCGGCGACGTGATGCGCGTGCGCCTGGAAGTCGACGCGCAAAGCGACATGACCTGGGTGGTAGTGAGCGACCCGGTCCCCGGTGGCGCCACGCTGCTCGGCTCGGGCCTGGGGCGCGACTCGACCATCGCGACCTCCGGCGAGAAGCAGGGCGGCACGGCGTGGCCAGCGTTCGAAGAGCGCAGCTTCGAAGCCTTCCGCAGCTACTTCGACTACCTGCCCAAGGGCAAGCACGTGATCGAGTACACCGTGCGGCTCAACAACGGCGGCCGGTTCTCGCTGCCGCCGTCGCGGGTGGAGGCGATGTACGCGCCCGAGAGCTTCGGCGAGCTGCCGAACGCAGCGCTGGAGGTCGCGCCGTGA
- a CDS encoding energy transducer TonB yields MPLQRREGLSKAQHRAVVAAIAAAHVAGVWGILQVPAVRATVLDAAPIFVNLLAPPAPPAPPPPPPPEVKPVVKAPEPRVIAAAPTPAPAPFEAPPAPEVPPPPAPVVTQAPPAPPAPPAPPAPPPPPPQIPASELRYLVPPRPVYPSLSRRNKEYGEVLLRVEIDAHGRPVQVTVGKSSGYPLLDEAAVIALRAAKFKPHAINGVPVAARAETVLAFDPP; encoded by the coding sequence ATGCCGCTGCAGCGCCGTGAAGGGCTGAGCAAGGCACAGCATCGTGCGGTGGTGGCTGCCATCGCGGCCGCGCACGTGGCCGGCGTCTGGGGCATCCTGCAAGTGCCCGCGGTGCGCGCCACGGTGCTCGACGCCGCGCCCATCTTCGTGAACCTGCTGGCGCCGCCCGCGCCTCCGGCCCCACCGCCGCCTCCACCGCCCGAGGTGAAGCCGGTGGTCAAGGCGCCCGAGCCGCGGGTGATCGCCGCGGCGCCCACGCCTGCGCCGGCACCGTTCGAGGCACCGCCCGCGCCCGAGGTGCCGCCGCCGCCCGCGCCGGTGGTCACGCAGGCGCCGCCCGCACCGCCTGCGCCTCCGGCCCCCCCCGCACCGCCACCGCCCCCGCCGCAGATCCCGGCGTCGGAATTGCGCTATCTCGTGCCGCCGAGGCCCGTGTACCCGTCCCTGTCACGGCGCAACAAGGAATACGGCGAGGTGCTGCTGCGCGTCGAGATCGACGCGCACGGCCGGCCCGTGCAGGTGACGGTGGGCAAGTCGTCCGGTTATCCGCTGCTCGACGAAGCCGCCGTCATCGCCCTGCGCGCGGCCAAGTTCAAGCCTCATGCCATCAACGGCGTGCCCGTCGCCGCACGGGCCGAGACCGTGCTCGCTTTTGACCCTCCCTGA
- the pbpC gene encoding penicillin-binding protein 1C, protein MPPGPSTGSGRTMRGLGRPAWVACVALLWANAACAVPSFGEVRATHKPSDVTLLDRTGTPIQTVRVDKTVRRLPWVPLTDISPALLHAIVLSEDQRFYQHSGVDWSAVAQSAWANVWNTRTRGASTLTMQLAGLLDEDLARPTGGRSVTQKLGQAVTASRLESRWKKSEILEAYLNRVAFRGELVGVAALSQTLFGKHPSGLDAQEAALAAALLRSPNADADTAARRACGVLQQQKLDCTGVVALAHSAFRKRGGMVLGEQLAPHFARQLSLGQPVVRTSLDARLQRFAIATLRRHLAELNGRNVEDGAVLVLDNKTGEVLAWVGSSGALSDAAQVDGVVARRQAGSTLKPFLYGLAFERRLITPASLLDDSPAQIATTSGLYLPQNYDKSFKGWVSARTALGASLNVPAVRVGAMLGPEAVLARLNALGFALPESAGFYGHALALGGADVTLLALTNGYRSLANGGAYAPVALQSATSPRQVADPAAVYLVTDILSDNAARAQTFGLDSALVTPGFAAVKTGTSKDMRDNWCIGYTERYTVGVWVGNASGEAMHQVSGVSGAAPIWQAVVRHLHDGRVSKRPAAPQGIVGERVQIAGSAEPMRDELFLAGTTQARWQPSGQMQARQRYGITSPRDGSLFAIDPDMPPRAQRIHFEGERGTWVLDGKRVGEGTRLAWAPWPGRHELALIGRDGREIQRVRFEVRGAGVKTAQLGR, encoded by the coding sequence ATGCCACCGGGCCCTTCGACAGGCTCAGGGCGAACGATGCGTGGGTTGGGGCGACCGGCATGGGTGGCTTGCGTCGCGCTGCTGTGGGCGAATGCGGCGTGCGCTGTTCCGAGCTTCGGTGAGGTGAGGGCCACCCACAAACCCTCTGACGTGACGCTGCTCGACCGCACCGGCACCCCCATCCAGACCGTGCGCGTCGACAAGACCGTGCGCCGCCTGCCCTGGGTGCCGCTCACCGACATCTCGCCCGCGCTGCTGCATGCCATCGTGCTCAGCGAAGACCAGCGCTTCTACCAGCACAGCGGCGTGGACTGGAGTGCGGTGGCGCAAAGCGCGTGGGCGAATGTGTGGAACACCCGCACCCGTGGCGCCTCGACGCTGACCATGCAGCTCGCCGGCCTGCTCGACGAGGACCTGGCGCGCCCGACAGGTGGCCGCAGCGTCACGCAGAAGCTCGGCCAGGCCGTCACCGCCTCGCGGCTCGAATCGCGCTGGAAGAAGAGCGAGATCCTCGAGGCGTATCTGAACCGTGTCGCCTTCCGGGGTGAACTGGTGGGCGTGGCGGCCCTGTCGCAAACGCTCTTCGGCAAACACCCGAGCGGCCTCGATGCACAAGAGGCCGCCCTCGCCGCCGCCCTGCTGCGCAGCCCCAACGCCGACGCCGACACCGCCGCGCGCCGCGCCTGTGGCGTGCTGCAACAGCAGAAGCTCGACTGCACCGGCGTGGTGGCGCTCGCGCACAGCGCCTTCCGCAAGCGTGGCGGCATGGTGCTCGGTGAGCAGCTCGCACCGCACTTCGCGCGCCAGCTCTCGCTCGGCCAGCCCGTCGTGCGCACTTCGCTCGACGCGCGCCTGCAGCGCTTTGCGATCGCCACGCTGCGCCGTCACCTCGCCGAGCTCAACGGCCGCAACGTCGAAGACGGCGCCGTGCTGGTGCTCGACAACAAGACCGGCGAGGTGCTGGCCTGGGTGGGCAGCAGCGGCGCGCTGTCCGACGCGGCCCAGGTCGACGGCGTTGTCGCGCGTCGGCAGGCGGGCTCCACGCTGAAGCCCTTCCTCTATGGCCTTGCCTTCGAGCGCCGCCTCATCACGCCTGCGAGCCTGCTCGACGATTCACCGGCGCAGATCGCGACGACGAGCGGGCTCTACCTGCCGCAGAACTACGACAAGAGCTTCAAGGGCTGGGTCAGCGCGCGCACCGCACTCGGCGCCAGCCTCAACGTGCCGGCGGTGCGGGTGGGTGCGATGCTGGGGCCCGAGGCGGTGCTTGCGCGACTCAACGCGCTCGGCTTCGCGCTGCCCGAGTCGGCCGGCTTCTATGGCCACGCACTGGCGCTCGGCGGTGCCGACGTGACGCTGCTGGCGCTGACCAATGGGTATCGCAGTCTTGCGAACGGCGGTGCGTATGCGCCAGTCGCGCTGCAGTCGGCCACCTCTCCTCGGCAGGTCGCGGACCCGGCGGCCGTTTACCTCGTGACCGACATCCTGTCCGACAACGCCGCGCGTGCGCAGACCTTCGGCCTCGACAGCGCCCTCGTCACGCCCGGCTTTGCCGCCGTGAAGACCGGCACCAGCAAGGACATGCGCGACAACTGGTGCATCGGCTACACCGAGCGCTACACCGTCGGCGTGTGGGTGGGCAACGCGAGCGGCGAAGCCATGCACCAGGTGAGCGGCGTGAGCGGTGCCGCGCCCATCTGGCAGGCGGTGGTGCGGCATCTGCATGACGGGCGTGTGTCGAAGCGGCCCGCCGCGCCCCAGGGCATCGTCGGCGAACGGGTGCAGATCGCAGGCAGCGCCGAGCCGATGCGTGACGAGCTCTTCCTCGCCGGCACGACGCAGGCCCGCTGGCAGCCGAGCGGCCAGATGCAGGCGCGCCAGCGCTACGGCATCACCAGCCCGCGCGACGGCAGCCTCTTCGCCATCGACCCCGACATGCCGCCGCGCGCGCAGCGCATCCACTTCGAAGGCGAGCGGGGCACCTGGGTGCTCGACGGCAAGCGGGTCGGCGAGGGCACGCGCCTCGCGTGGGCACCGTGGCCCGGCCGCCACGAGCTGGCGCTGATCGGCCGCGATGGCCGTGAAATCCAACGCGTGCGCTTCGAAGTGCGCGGCGCCGGCGTGAAGACCGCGCAGCTCGGCCGCTAG
- a CDS encoding phage holin family protein: protein MIKMLVRWLLLAAALLLVAHVYPGVTVKSFQSAMIAALVLGLLNALLRPLLVLLTLPVTVITLGLFLFVINALMFYFAAELLSGMAVTGFGAALIGSLIYSLCGVVIDTALERLFKN, encoded by the coding sequence ATGATCAAGATGCTCGTCCGCTGGCTGTTGCTCGCCGCCGCCTTGCTGCTGGTGGCCCATGTCTACCCAGGCGTCACCGTCAAGAGCTTCCAGTCCGCCATGATCGCGGCGCTGGTGCTGGGCCTGCTGAATGCGCTGCTGCGCCCGCTGCTGGTGCTGCTGACGCTGCCGGTCACGGTGATCACGCTGGGGCTCTTCCTCTTCGTGATCAATGCGCTGATGTTCTATTTCGCCGCCGAGCTGCTCTCCGGCATGGCGGTGACAGGCTTCGGCGCCGCGCTGATCGGCTCATTGATCTACAGCCTGTGCGGTGTCGTGATCGACACCGCACTTGAGCGCCTCTTCAAGAACTGA